The following proteins are co-located in the Echinicola sp. 20G genome:
- a CDS encoding dihydrodipicolinate synthase family protein gives MKKKYEGVVVPMVTPLTAKGEIDQEAVAKIMQQFAQNSISPLVLGTTGESASFSEKESVEMIKAALASKSAGQQVYAGVVNNSVSEQINKGRQYLELGVDVVVATLPAYYILTTEQMKRHFEVLAESIGGPMMMYNIKATTQMSIPLSVVEEISHHHNCWGLKDSERDIGRMHAAIDQYRERADFSFFCGWGAQSANSLRTGADGIVPSTGNIVPEMYKSLYAASQEGDDASALHYQELTDEVAKIYQGGKSLGQSLAALKLMMREKGWCQAFMKPPLTSLSKSEEEEVLTDWKEFMNDVQKP, from the coding sequence ATGAAAAAGAAATATGAAGGAGTGGTAGTTCCCATGGTGACACCACTGACCGCAAAAGGAGAAATTGATCAAGAAGCAGTAGCGAAGATTATGCAGCAATTTGCTCAAAACAGCATTTCTCCTTTGGTGTTGGGCACTACCGGGGAGTCCGCGTCTTTTTCAGAAAAAGAAAGTGTGGAAATGATCAAGGCTGCCTTAGCTTCAAAGTCAGCAGGTCAGCAGGTGTATGCAGGAGTGGTCAATAATTCAGTCTCTGAGCAAATAAACAAAGGCCGTCAATATTTGGAATTGGGAGTGGATGTGGTGGTGGCGACATTGCCTGCTTATTACATACTTACTACAGAGCAGATGAAAAGGCACTTTGAAGTGTTGGCCGAGTCAATTGGAGGGCCCATGATGATGTATAATATCAAAGCGACCACCCAAATGTCCATTCCCTTGTCGGTAGTGGAAGAAATCAGTCATCATCACAATTGCTGGGGACTAAAAGATTCTGAAAGGGATATTGGTAGAATGCATGCTGCCATTGACCAATACCGTGAAAGGGCTGATTTTTCGTTTTTCTGCGGTTGGGGAGCGCAATCTGCCAACAGCCTCAGGACAGGGGCAGATGGTATTGTACCCAGTACGGGCAATATTGTACCTGAAATGTATAAATCACTGTATGCTGCCAGTCAGGAAGGGGATGATGCGAGCGCCCTACATTACCAAGAGTTGACGGATGAAGTGGCCAAAATTTATCAAGGAGGTAAAAGCCTTGGGCAGTCTCTGGCGGCATTGAAATTAATGATGCGGGAAAAAGGATGGTGTCAAGCATTTATGAAGCCTCCTTTGACCAGTCTCTCCAAAAGTGAAGAAGAGGAAGTATTGACGGATTGGAAAGAATTTATGAATGATGTTCAGAAGCCTTAA